One region of Trachemys scripta elegans isolate TJP31775 chromosome 8, CAS_Tse_1.0, whole genome shotgun sequence genomic DNA includes:
- the CRIP2 gene encoding cysteine-rich protein 2 isoform X2, which produces MEEQPALGPIEHVSKVEEKKVSGPPKGPSRASSVTTFTGEPNMCPRCGKKVYFAEKVTSLGKDWHRPCLRCERCGKTLTPGGHAEHDEQPYCHKPCYGILFGPKGVNTGAVGSYIYDKDPEAKDQP; this is translated from the exons ATGGAAGAGCAGCCGGCTCTGGGGCCCATTGAGCATGTTTCGAAGGTAGAAGAGAAGAAAGTCAGTGGCCCACCGAAGGGGCCCAGCAGAG CCTCCAGTGTCACCACCTTCACCGGGGAGCCCAACATGTGCCCGCGCTGCGGCAAAAAAGTCTACTTTG CTGAGAAGGTGACTTCACTGGGGAAGGACTGGCACCGCCCCTGCCTGCGCTGCGAGCGCTGCGGCAAGACTCTGACCCCTGGCGGCCACGCGGAG CACGACGAGCAGCCATACTGCCACAAGCCCTGCTACGGGATCCTCTTTGGACCAAAGG GAGTGAACACTGGAGCTGTTGGAAGTTACATCTACGATAAAGACCCCGAAGCAAAGGACCAGCCCTAA